The following proteins come from a genomic window of unidentified bacterial endosymbiont:
- the rhlB gene encoding ATP-dependent RNA helicase RhlB has product MNKTHLTTERFTDFALHPRLLQPLERLGFDYCTPIQALALPLMVSGQDILGQAQTGTGKTLAFLLATFHQLLVQPDLPDRQLNQPRALILAPTRELAVQIHSNAQPFAEASGLRLGLAYGGESYDKQLKTLTAGVEILIGTPGRLVDYLRQQVINFELLQVLVLDEADRLCDVSFIKDIRTLLRRMPAAKQRRNLLFSATLTARVHELAFEQAHCPQQIIVLPEQHLGKAVQEELFYPAQDDKRALLQTLIEEEWPERCIVFANTKQSCEQLHRYLLADRHRVGLLTGDVPQAKRLKILSQFTQGQLDILVATDVAARGLHIPEVTHVFNYDLPDDYEEYVHRIGRTGRIGASGQAISFACENYAVNLPAIESFIGHSLPVSQYDPQALLRHLPDPAKPHQRRPRRRVSPPGSAAR; this is encoded by the coding sequence ATGAATAAAACACATTTAACCACTGAAAGATTTACCGACTTCGCGCTACACCCTAGGCTGTTACAGCCTCTTGAGCGCTTAGGTTTTGACTATTGTACGCCAATCCAAGCCTTAGCACTGCCACTGATGGTGTCTGGTCAAGATATTCTGGGGCAAGCGCAAACAGGCACTGGGAAAACCTTAGCTTTTCTATTGGCGACCTTTCATCAGCTGTTGGTCCAGCCTGATCTCCCTGATCGCCAACTGAACCAACCACGGGCGCTGATATTGGCCCCAACACGTGAGCTGGCGGTACAGATCCATAGCAATGCGCAACCCTTTGCTGAGGCGAGCGGTTTACGACTGGGGTTGGCCTATGGGGGTGAAAGCTATGACAAGCAGCTGAAAACGCTCACGGCCGGCGTTGAAATCCTGATTGGTACCCCAGGACGCCTGGTGGACTACTTGAGGCAGCAGGTGATCAACTTTGAACTGCTTCAAGTATTAGTGTTAGATGAAGCTGATCGTTTATGCGATGTGAGTTTTATCAAAGATATTCGTACACTGCTGCGCCGCATGCCAGCAGCGAAGCAGCGGCGGAATTTGCTGTTCTCAGCCACCCTCACGGCCCGGGTGCATGAGTTGGCTTTTGAACAAGCGCACTGCCCGCAGCAGATTATTGTCCTGCCAGAGCAGCACTTAGGGAAAGCTGTACAAGAGGAGCTCTTTTATCCAGCACAAGATGACAAAAGAGCCCTATTACAGACCTTGATTGAAGAGGAGTGGCCCGAACGCTGCATCGTGTTTGCCAACACCAAACAGAGTTGTGAACAGCTGCACCGCTACCTGTTAGCCGATAGGCACCGGGTTGGCCTATTGACCGGTGATGTGCCCCAGGCGAAGCGGTTGAAAATTTTGTCACAATTTACGCAAGGGCAGTTAGATATCTTAGTGGCCACCGACGTGGCGGCGCGTGGACTGCATATTCCAGAAGTCACGCATGTTTTTAACTATGATCTACCCGATGATTATGAGGAGTATGTGCACCGGATTGGCCGAACCGGGCGCATCGGGGCCTCTGGGCAGGCGATTAGCTTTGCTTGTGAGAACTATGCGGTCAACCTACCGGCCATTGAGTCCTTTATCGGCCACTCACTGCCAGTCAGCCAATATGATCCCCAGGCTTTACTCCGTCACCTGCCCGATCCAGCTAAGCCTCACCAACGCCGCCCTCGGCGCCGGGTGAGCCCGCCAGGCAGCGCCGCTCGATAG
- the trxA gene encoding thioredoxin TrxA, translating to MNDNLVQLTDATFDSLVLHNQSLPILVDFWAEWCGPCKALSPILEALADEYQGRVIVAKLNIDENPVTAPKYHIRSIPTLLLFKQGAVVATQVGGLSTKELGDFLKKHL from the coding sequence ATGAACGATAATCTAGTTCAGCTGACCGATGCTACGTTTGATAGCCTGGTTTTACACAACCAATCCTTACCCATATTGGTCGATTTTTGGGCAGAGTGGTGTGGTCCCTGTAAAGCTTTGTCACCTATTTTAGAGGCGTTAGCTGATGAGTACCAAGGTCGCGTGATTGTGGCAAAATTAAATATTGATGAAAACCCCGTCACCGCGCCGAAGTATCATATCCGCAGCATTCCAACCCTGCTATTATTCAAACAGGGAGCCGTGGTGGCTACTCAGGTGGGCGGACTATCCACAAAAGAGCTAGGTGATTTTTTAAAAAAACATCTATAA